A section of the Bradyrhizobium oligotrophicum S58 genome encodes:
- a CDS encoding sulfite exporter TauE/SafE family protein, which yields MGFLFVLAVGLVAGTLSGIVGTGSSIMLMPVLVYEYGPKEAVPIMAVAAVMANLSRILAWWREVDWRACAAYSVTGIPAAALGARTLLVLPSHTVDITIGLFLIAMVPLRHVLARYHLKANLWHLALGGAVIGFLTGIVVSTGPLSVPLFLFYGLSKGAFLATEAASSLGLYVSKSITFQRFGALTPDILLKGLIAGGSLMAGAFVAKRFVLHMKPDVFRVVMDGIMLAAGLSMLWNATHS from the coding sequence TTGGGCTTCCTGTTCGTGCTCGCGGTCGGCCTCGTCGCCGGCACGTTGTCCGGCATCGTCGGCACCGGCTCGTCGATCATGCTGATGCCGGTACTCGTCTATGAGTATGGGCCGAAGGAGGCTGTGCCGATCATGGCGGTGGCCGCCGTGATGGCGAACCTGTCGCGCATCCTGGCGTGGTGGCGCGAGGTCGACTGGCGCGCTTGTGCGGCCTATTCGGTCACGGGCATTCCGGCGGCCGCGCTCGGCGCGCGCACGCTGCTGGTGCTACCGTCGCATACGGTGGACATCACCATCGGACTGTTCCTGATCGCGATGGTGCCGCTGCGCCACGTGCTGGCGCGGTATCACCTCAAGGCCAACCTCTGGCACCTCGCGCTCGGTGGTGCGGTGATCGGATTTCTGACCGGCATCGTGGTCTCGACCGGGCCGCTGAGCGTGCCGCTGTTCCTGTTCTATGGGCTGTCGAAGGGCGCCTTCCTCGCCACCGAGGCCGCGAGCTCGCTCGGGCTCTATGTCTCGAAATCCATCACCTTCCAGCGCTTCGGCGCGCTGACGCCGGACATCCTGCTCAAGGGCCTGATCGCCGGCGGCTCGCTGATGGCCGGTGCGTTCGTCGCCAAGCGCTTCGTGCTGCACATGAAGCCAGACGTGTTCCGCGTGGTGATGGATGGCATCATGCTGGCCGCGGGCCTAAGTATGTTATGGAACGCCACCCACTCCTGA
- the radA gene encoding DNA repair protein RadA encodes MAKTTLSFVCQNCGAAYSRWQGKCEACGEWNTLAEEDTTGATSAPVSLRSKRKGRTFQLESLTGKSIDAPRLSSGMTELDRVTGGGFVRGSVLLVGGDPGIGKSTLLTQATSMMARAGHRAVYISGEEAVAQVRLRAERLGLADAPVQLAAETSVEDIISTLSEGTVPRLIVIDSIQTMWTDTVESAPGTVTQVRASAQKLIRFAKKSGAAIILVGHVTKDGQIAGPRVVEHMVDAVLSFEGEGSQQFRILRAVKNRFGPTDEIGVFEMTGLGLREVTNPSELFLSERDLGSPGTAVFAGIEGTRPVLVEIQALVAPTSLGTPRRAVVGWDPSRLSMVLAVLEAHCGVKLSGHDVYLNVAGGLRINEPAADLAAAAALVSSLVNAPLPPDAVYFGEISLSGAVRPVAQTSARLKEAVKLGFGRVVLPERARGEAGGEAGLSLNTVGGLTSLVADIAARGTPRARHDTTRQDDDGGDQGRRGPRPAEKNATPARFRRQDG; translated from the coding sequence ATGGCCAAGACCACGCTCTCCTTCGTCTGCCAGAATTGCGGCGCGGCCTATTCGCGCTGGCAGGGCAAGTGCGAGGCCTGCGGCGAGTGGAACACGCTGGCGGAGGAAGACACCACGGGCGCGACCTCGGCGCCGGTGTCGCTGCGCTCCAAGCGCAAGGGCCGCACCTTCCAGCTGGAATCGCTGACCGGCAAGAGCATCGACGCGCCGCGGCTGTCGTCGGGGATGACCGAGCTCGACCGCGTCACCGGCGGCGGTTTCGTCCGCGGCTCGGTGCTGCTGGTCGGCGGCGATCCCGGCATCGGCAAATCGACGCTCCTGACCCAGGCGACCTCGATGATGGCACGCGCCGGCCACCGCGCGGTCTACATCTCCGGCGAGGAAGCCGTGGCGCAGGTGCGGCTGCGCGCCGAGCGCCTCGGGCTTGCCGATGCCCCGGTGCAGCTGGCGGCTGAGACCTCGGTCGAGGACATCATCTCGACCCTGTCGGAAGGGACCGTGCCGCGGCTGATCGTGATCGATTCGATCCAGACGATGTGGACCGATACGGTCGAATCGGCGCCGGGCACGGTCACCCAGGTGCGCGCGTCGGCGCAGAAGCTCATTCGCTTCGCCAAGAAATCCGGCGCCGCAATCATCCTGGTCGGCCATGTGACCAAGGACGGCCAGATCGCGGGGCCGCGCGTGGTCGAGCACATGGTCGATGCGGTGCTGTCGTTCGAGGGCGAGGGATCGCAGCAGTTCCGCATCCTGCGCGCGGTCAAGAACCGCTTCGGTCCGACCGACGAGATCGGCGTGTTCGAAATGACCGGATTGGGTCTGCGCGAGGTCACCAACCCCTCGGAGCTGTTCCTGTCGGAGCGCGATCTCGGCAGCCCCGGCACGGCGGTGTTTGCCGGCATCGAGGGCACGCGGCCCGTATTGGTCGAAATCCAGGCCCTGGTGGCACCGACCTCGCTGGGCACACCGCGCCGGGCCGTGGTCGGCTGGGATCCGAGCCGGCTGTCGATGGTGCTGGCGGTGCTGGAGGCGCATTGCGGCGTCAAGCTGTCGGGCCATGACGTCTATCTCAACGTCGCCGGCGGCCTGCGCATCAACGAGCCGGCGGCGGATCTCGCCGCGGCCGCAGCCCTGGTCTCCTCGCTGGTCAATGCGCCGCTGCCGCCGGATGCGGTCTATTTCGGCGAAATCTCGCTGTCGGGCGCGGTTCGCCCGGTGGCGCAGACCTCGGCGCGGCTGAAGGAAGCCGTCAAACTCGGCTTTGGCCGCGTGGTGCTGCCGGAACGGGCCCGCGGCGAGGCCGGCGGCGAGGCCGGGCTCAGTCTCAATACCGTCGGCGGACTCACCAGCCTGGTGGCCGACATTGCCGCACGCGGCACGCCCCGTGCCCGCCATGATACAACCCGGCAGGACGATGATGGCGGCGACCAGGGCCGCCGTGGACCGCGCCCTGCCGAAAAAAATGCCACACCAGCGAGATTCCGCCGCCAGGACGGCTAG
- a CDS encoding helix-turn-helix domain-containing protein: MPGAEPERLRSWNTAAVRPAEQFSYYREAICQAFMNLTPEPARGIGFPADVQSVGVGGGVINRVTFPEHIVRRSCADIAASSQRCFYLNLKLAGRCTILQDDHEVSLSSGQVGIFDSDRTFRLQHDRGPALGVISFRVPAEALLSRLPAIANVAPARVSDDPTVGSLIVETARSLNANALRLSADDATALFGVLLDLVALSLSGSHGKETRAAASFADATALALRRAIHERLREPGLTVATIASTVGISERYVHKLLARAGTSFSELVMERRLDGVARDLRDPGSAGRDIGAIAFDWGFSDLSHFSRRFKQRFGMRPRDWRAAGTGSD, translated from the coding sequence ATGCCGGGCGCGGAGCCGGAACGCCTGCGAAGCTGGAATACGGCGGCGGTGCGTCCGGCCGAGCAGTTCTCGTACTACCGCGAGGCGATCTGCCAGGCCTTCATGAATCTCACGCCGGAGCCGGCGCGCGGCATCGGATTTCCGGCCGACGTGCAGAGCGTCGGCGTCGGTGGCGGCGTGATCAACCGCGTCACCTTTCCCGAGCACATCGTGCGCCGCTCGTGTGCCGATATCGCGGCGTCGAGCCAGCGCTGCTTCTACCTCAATCTCAAGCTCGCCGGCCGCTGCACCATCCTGCAGGACGACCACGAGGTCAGCCTGTCGTCCGGGCAGGTCGGCATCTTCGACAGCGACCGCACCTTCAGGCTGCAGCATGACCGCGGACCCGCGCTCGGTGTGATCTCGTTCCGGGTGCCGGCGGAGGCGCTGCTCAGCCGCCTGCCCGCCATTGCGAACGTCGCGCCGGCCCGCGTCTCCGATGATCCCACCGTGGGATCGCTGATCGTCGAGACCGCGCGGTCGCTCAACGCAAACGCGTTGCGCCTGTCGGCTGATGATGCGACCGCCTTGTTCGGCGTGCTGCTCGATCTGGTCGCGCTGAGCCTGTCGGGCAGCCACGGCAAGGAGACGCGGGCCGCCGCCTCCTTTGCCGATGCCACCGCGCTGGCGCTGCGCCGCGCCATCCACGAGCGGCTGCGTGAGCCTGGCCTGACGGTCGCGACCATCGCATCCACGGTCGGGATCAGCGAGCGCTACGTGCACAAGCTGCTGGCCCGTGCCGGCACCAGTTTTTCCGAGCTGGTCATGGAGCGACGGCTCGACGGCGTCGCGCGCGATCTGCGCGATCCCGGCTCGGCCGGCCGCGACATCGGCGCCATCGCCTTCGACTGGGGCTTCTCGGATCTGTCGCACTTCTCCCGCCGCTTCAAGCAGCGCTTCGGCATGCGCCCGCGCGACTGGCGGGCGGCCGGGACCGGCTCAGACTGA
- a CDS encoding CvpA family protein, which yields MPITILDLILLGVMLVSGLLAMVRGFMREVLSIAAWGAAALVTLYSFSKLLPTAKTYFNNDTVASVVVVAGTFVGTLLIVSVITVKISDMILDSRIGALDRTLGFLFGLGRGLLIVVVAFLFFSWLVPDKQRPDWVTSAKSRVVLQGTGDWLMSLLPDDPENTILKKFKKNKPDDDQTDTESPGVGGDGYSKPARDSLKKLIEKPAAK from the coding sequence ATGCCGATAACGATCCTCGATCTCATCCTGCTCGGTGTCATGCTGGTGTCTGGGCTGCTCGCGATGGTCCGCGGCTTCATGCGCGAGGTGCTGTCGATCGCAGCCTGGGGCGCGGCCGCCCTGGTCACGCTTTATTCATTCTCCAAGCTGCTGCCGACCGCAAAGACCTATTTCAACAATGATACCGTCGCGAGCGTCGTCGTCGTCGCCGGTACTTTCGTGGGCACCCTGCTAATCGTCTCGGTGATCACGGTCAAAATCTCCGACATGATCCTCGATTCGCGCATCGGCGCGCTCGACCGCACCCTCGGCTTCCTGTTCGGGCTCGGCCGGGGCCTCCTGATCGTGGTGGTCGCCTTCCTGTTCTTCAGCTGGCTGGTGCCGGACAAGCAGCGTCCGGACTGGGTCACCTCCGCCAAGTCCCGCGTCGTCCTGCAGGGAACCGGGGATTGGCTGATGTCGCTCTTGCCTGATGATCCCGAGAACACCATTTTAAAGAAATTCAAGAAGAACAAGCCGGACGACGACCAGACTGACACCGAGTCGCCCGGAGTGGGCGGCGATGGGTACAGCAAGCCTGCCCGCGACAGCTTGAAGAAGCTGATCGAGAAACCCGCGGCCAAGTGA